A genomic stretch from Antarcticibacterium flavum includes:
- a CDS encoding CBS domain-containing protein: protein MSIEPFILNDIEICNLDNKIRDLQIIFNELSYSHLPVEKDGVYLGCISDTDIRCLEGDKTLADYQYILDGFFAREDDHWLETLQTFALNQTNILPVLSHENKYLGYLELHDIINSFNETPFLNEPGGILVLEKGAREYSFSEVGQIVESHNAAMLGMFVSSKENDLTQITLKLSTTGLNEILQTFRRYGYTIVSDHQEDSFRENLRDRSDYLDKYLKM, encoded by the coding sequence ATGAGTATCGAACCTTTCATCCTTAATGATATTGAAATTTGTAACCTGGACAATAAAATAAGGGACCTGCAAATCATATTTAATGAACTCTCCTATTCTCACCTTCCCGTAGAGAAAGACGGGGTATACCTGGGATGTATAAGCGATACAGATATTCGCTGCCTGGAAGGGGATAAAACCCTGGCAGATTACCAATATATCCTGGATGGCTTTTTTGCCAGGGAAGATGATCACTGGCTGGAAACCCTGCAAACCTTTGCTTTAAACCAAACCAATATCCTGCCGGTGCTAAGCCATGAGAATAAATATCTTGGGTACCTGGAATTACATGACATTATCAATTCCTTTAATGAAACTCCTTTCCTTAATGAACCCGGCGGCATACTTGTCCTGGAAAAAGGGGCAAGGGAATATTCCTTTAGCGAGGTAGGCCAAATCGTGGAATCCCATAATGCAGCTATGCTGGGAATGTTTGTTTCCTCCAAGGAGAACGACCTTACTCAAATCACACTTAAATTAAGCACTACCGGCCTCAATGAGATCCTACAAACCTTCCGCAGGTATGGTTACACTATAGTTTCAGATCATCAGGAAGACAGTTTTAGAGAAAATCTCAGAGACAGGTCAGATTATTTGGACAAGTACCTTAAAATGTAA
- a CDS encoding pyridoxine 5'-phosphate synthase — translation MTKLSVNINKIATLRNARGGNVPNLPDFTRNIEKFGAQGITVHPRPDERHIRYSDVRELKPIITTEFNIEGNPVTKFIDLVLEVKPEQVTLVPDAEDAITSNAGWNAKKHKDFLKEVIAEFNNNGIRTSIFLDPDLAMVDHALDTGSNRIELYTEDYAKAYEKGDMEAVKIYAQCAQAATDAGMGVNAGHDLSLDNIRYFREQVPGLLEVSIGHALITESLYLGLETTIQKYLKLLQ, via the coding sequence ATGACGAAACTAAGCGTAAATATTAATAAAATAGCAACCCTTAGAAACGCACGGGGTGGGAATGTTCCAAACCTTCCTGATTTTACCAGGAATATAGAAAAGTTTGGCGCACAGGGAATAACTGTGCATCCCCGTCCAGATGAGCGGCATATAAGATATAGCGATGTAAGGGAACTTAAACCTATTATCACTACAGAGTTTAATATAGAAGGTAATCCTGTAACTAAGTTCATTGACCTGGTGCTGGAAGTAAAGCCAGAGCAGGTTACTCTGGTTCCGGATGCTGAAGATGCCATCACCTCCAATGCAGGATGGAATGCCAAAAAGCATAAGGATTTTTTAAAAGAAGTGATAGCTGAGTTCAATAATAACGGCATACGCACTTCCATTTTCCTTGATCCCGATTTGGCAATGGTGGACCACGCCCTGGATACCGGGTCCAACAGGATCGAACTTTATACCGAAGATTATGCGAAGGCATATGAAAAAGGGGATATGGAAGCGGTAAAGATCTATGCTCAATGTGCACAGGCTGCAACAGATGCCGGAATGGGTGTAAATGCCGGGCATGACCTTTCTCTTGACAATATAAGATACTTCAGGGAACAGGTGCCGGGCCTTCTGGAAGTTTCCATTGGGCATGCGCTTATTACCGAGTCCCTTTATCTTGGGTTGGAAACTACTATTCAGAAATATTTAAAACTATTGCAATAA
- the porG gene encoding type IX secretion system protein PorG encodes MRHRFLLIFMFACFTTAPAQTFEVGPFIGGANYIGDVGSTLFVKPNSLVAGGLVKWNRSNRHSLRFSLLYAEIKADDANSNQVMRQQRGYSFTNSIAEASLGLEFNFWSYDLSEVEEQSTPYLYTGITYFNSKHHRLSANRPASGVLVQQGENWEFSIPMVFGYKQTLSQRIIAAVEVGARYTFTDNIDGSNPQELLGRRDPPREFGNVNTSDWYVFSGLSLTFTFGRKPCYTF; translated from the coding sequence ATGAGGCACCGGTTTTTACTAATTTTTATGTTTGCCTGCTTTACAACAGCTCCTGCACAAACATTTGAAGTTGGCCCTTTTATAGGAGGTGCAAATTATATTGGCGATGTAGGCAGCACCTTATTTGTAAAGCCTAACAGCCTGGTTGCAGGTGGTCTTGTAAAATGGAACCGAAGTAACAGGCATAGCTTAAGATTTAGCCTTTTATATGCAGAAATAAAAGCTGACGATGCAAATTCAAATCAAGTAATGAGACAACAAAGGGGATATTCTTTTACTAATTCTATAGCTGAAGCCTCCCTGGGACTTGAATTCAACTTTTGGTCCTATGACCTTAGTGAAGTGGAAGAACAAAGCACGCCCTATCTTTATACCGGCATCACTTACTTCAACTCCAAACACCACCGGCTAAGTGCAAACCGCCCCGCCTCTGGAGTCCTGGTGCAACAAGGAGAGAACTGGGAATTTTCCATTCCCATGGTATTTGGATATAAACAAACCTTATCTCAAAGAATTATTGCCGCGGTTGAAGTTGGCGCGAGATATACATTTACAGATAATATTGACGGCAGTAACCCCCAGGAATTATTGGGACGCAGGGATCCACCCAGGGAGTTTGGAAATGTTAACACCTCAGACTGGTACGTATTTTCAGGCTTAAGCCTTACCTTTACCTTTGGAAGAAAGCCCTGCTATACTTTTTAA
- a CDS encoding NAD kinase translates to MKVGIYGQFYHQDSGRYIQELLTALENENIQVVIEKEFLSLIQENKTVTREYSHFSTFEELDNSYDLFFSIGGDGTILKSINFIRDLKIPILGINTGRLGFLATIQKEEIEETISTILRKDYSISERTVLCLETDPKSPEIGENNFALNEIAVSRKNTTSMITVETWLDDKCLTSYWADGLIISTPTGSTGYSLSCGGPVIVPNTNALVITPIAPHNLNARPLVIQDSTKITLKVSGREDFFLVSMDSRLATLSNDTRITIKRAPFNISMVELHRDSFLKTLRKKLLWGEDRRN, encoded by the coding sequence ATGAAAGTAGGCATTTACGGTCAATTTTATCACCAGGATTCCGGAAGGTATATCCAGGAACTTCTTACTGCTTTGGAAAATGAAAATATCCAGGTTGTAATCGAAAAGGAGTTCCTGTCACTCATACAGGAAAACAAAACCGTAACCCGGGAATACAGCCATTTTAGCACCTTTGAAGAATTGGATAACAGTTATGATCTATTCTTTAGCATAGGAGGGGATGGTACAATTTTAAAATCTATAAATTTCATTAGGGATCTTAAGATCCCCATTCTTGGCATCAATACAGGCAGACTGGGATTTCTGGCTACAATACAAAAGGAGGAGATAGAAGAAACGATCTCAACAATTTTGCGAAAGGATTATTCCATTTCTGAAAGAACAGTACTTTGCCTGGAAACAGATCCTAAAAGCCCGGAGATTGGAGAGAATAATTTTGCCTTAAATGAAATTGCGGTAAGCCGAAAGAACACCACCTCGATGATAACGGTTGAGACCTGGCTGGATGACAAATGCCTTACCTCCTATTGGGCAGATGGATTAATTATCTCCACCCCTACAGGTTCTACAGGCTATTCCTTAAGTTGCGGGGGGCCTGTGATAGTGCCCAACACCAATGCTTTAGTTATAACACCTATTGCCCCACATAATCTCAATGCACGCCCCCTGGTAATACAGGACAGTACAAAGATCACCCTTAAGGTCTCAGGCCGTGAAGATTTCTTCCTTGTTTCAATGGATTCCAGACTTGCTACCCTAAGCAACGACACCAGGATCACTATAAAAAGAGCCCCTTTTAATATTAGCATGGTGGAGCTTCACAGGGATAGCTTTTTAAAAACCCTGCGTAAAAAATTATTATGGGGTGAGGACCGCAGGAACTAA
- a CDS encoding isoprenyl transferase translates to MFKEKINTEKLPQHISIIMDGNGRWAKQKGLLRAFGHEEGTKAVRDVVEGCAEIGVKNLTLYAFSTENWSRPKREVDTLMRLLVNSLKKEIKTLSSNNIKLNAIGNLDNLPKKAQKELKEVIDKTKENNHMTLTLALSYGSREEIMHMVRDVSELVKNDELKPEAIDESIINKHLYTKNLPDVDLLIRTSGEQRISNFLLWQIAYAELYFTNILWPDFRREDLYEAIFNYQTRERRFGKTSEQIS, encoded by the coding sequence ATGTTCAAAGAAAAGATCAATACTGAAAAGCTACCCCAGCATATTTCCATTATCATGGATGGGAATGGACGGTGGGCCAAACAAAAAGGGCTTTTAAGAGCTTTTGGACATGAAGAGGGAACAAAGGCCGTGCGAGATGTTGTGGAAGGCTGTGCAGAAATTGGCGTAAAAAACCTTACCCTCTATGCATTCTCTACAGAGAACTGGAGCAGGCCAAAACGGGAGGTAGACACTCTCATGCGTCTCCTGGTAAATTCCCTTAAAAAGGAGATCAAAACCCTATCCAGCAACAACATTAAACTTAATGCCATTGGCAACCTGGATAACCTGCCAAAGAAAGCTCAAAAGGAGCTAAAGGAGGTTATTGATAAAACTAAAGAGAATAACCATATGACCCTCACCCTGGCCCTTAGCTACGGCTCCCGTGAGGAAATCATGCACATGGTGAGAGATGTGAGTGAATTGGTGAAAAATGATGAATTAAAGCCTGAGGCTATTGATGAATCAATTATTAATAAGCATCTTTACACCAAAAATCTACCCGATGTAGATCTTTTGATACGCACCAGTGGTGAGCAGCGTATCAGTAATTTTCTATTGTGGCAAATAGCTTACGCTGAATTATATTTTACCAATATTTTATGGCCAGATTTTCGAAGGGAAGATCTTTACGAAGCCATTTTTAATTATCAAACCAGAGAACGAAGATTTGGAAAAACCAGTGAACAGATTAGTTAG